In Clostridium omnivorum, the DNA window AGTGACTACCTCAATACCATTGTCTTCAAGTATTTTAATTCCCCTTCCTTCTACCAGTGGGTTAGGATCTTTTAAACCAATTATTACTCTTTTTATTCCCTTTTTAACTATTGCTTCTGCGCAAGGTGGAGTATTACCATAATGTGAACAGGGCTCTAAGGTAACGTACATATCCGCTCCCCTGACATCCTCCACAGCATTATTAAAAGCATTTATCTCTGCATGATGACTTCCATAAAGCTGATGATAGCCTTCACCAATAATCCTGCCCTCTTTAACAATAACTGCTCCAACCAGAGGATTAGGATTTGTATAACCTGTTCCCTTCCTTGCCAGCTCCAATGCTCTTTGCATATACTTGATATCCAACACAATCACCCCAATGTTTTATATAATTAATAAAGCCCTGAGAAATTATTCTCAGGGCTTAAAAGCACTAGTAACTTATTTAATAATATAACCTAAATAATTTATATTATTAAATATAAGCTAAGTTTTTATCTTCTTTCATCCAGACTTTACTGTCGGCCTCGGAGTTTCACCGAATCTGCCTTACGGCTCGCGGGCTATACCGCCGGTAGGGAATTACACCCTGCCCTGAAGATTTATTCAGTTTTGATAGGCTAATAATATCACTACAAAATACCTACGTCAACTATACGCTTATTATTTTTTATTGCATAGATCTATTCCTTTTCCTTAATTGTAAGGCTTGAAGCACTTCAGTGAATTGAAATTAATAGTTATAAAAAAAGGTGCATCAGCACCCTTTTCTTATAAAATTCTTATGGAAGCACATTGCCTGCTGCCCTATATATCTCATACCACTCTTGTCTTGTTAGTTCAACCTGTGAAGCTTTGCAAATATCCTTAAGACGCTTTTTATTTGTGGTACCTACAATTGGCTGAATTTTTGCAGGATGTCTTAAAATCCATGCTATTGCTATAGCTGAATTTGACACACCTTTAGCAGATGCAATTTCATTTATTTTATTATTTAATTCAGGAAACTTATCATTGTCTAAAAATGTACCCTCAAAAAATCCATATTGGAAAGGTGACCATGCCTGTATAGTTACATCCTTCAATCTGCAATACTCTAATACACTGCCATCTCTATCAATAGAAGCACCATTCTTCATATTTACATTAAGACCTGAATCAATCATTCCAGTGTTGGTTACACTCAGCTGAAGCTGATTAATAACAATTTTATTATTTAAATATTTATTTAATAGTTCAATTTGCATAGGATTATGGTTACTTACTCCAAAGTATCTAACCTTTCCGGATTTATGCAAAGCAGAAAAAGCCTCAGCAACTTCTTCTGGCTCCATTAGTGTATCTGGACGGTGAAGGAGAAGTACATCTATATACTCTGTTCTTAAACGCCTAAGACTTCCATCCACAGAACTCATAATATGTTCCTTTGAAAAATCATAGTATCCTTTTCTAATGCCGCACTTTGTCTGGATTAAAAACTTTTCTCTAACACTAGGACTCATATTAACAGCTTCCGCAAAGACTTCCTCAGATTTACCTCCACCATAAATATCTGCATGATCAAAAAAGTTAATATTCTCCTCTAGAGCTGTATTTATGAGCTCAGCTGCTTCATTAGCAGTTAAATTATTTATCCTCATGCATCCCATTACAATTTCAGAGGCACTTATTTTTCCCTCTGCAATATTTATCTTTTTCATAATTTGCACCTTCTTTATATCAGCTTTACTATCTTAATAATTATTATAATCTTTTTATTAAAGTAAAACTATAAAACCCCATAAAAAAACAGGATGCCTCAGCATCCCATTTTTATTAATAAAAGCAAACTACAGGCGTACCTACCTGAATATTATCGAATATAGCATTCGCCACAGCCGGTGGGCAGTTTACACAGCCATGAGAACCATTGGTCTTATATATATCCTTACCAAACTCCTGTCTCCAGTAAGCATCGTGAAGCCCAACCCCTCTTACAAATGGCATCCAGAAGGAAACTGGAGTTGCATAGTCCTCACCCTTCAGTGTTGCATTTCTTTGCTTAAGCTTTACACTATAAATACCTGTTGGAGTTCCGTTACCCTTACTTAAGTCTCCTGTAACAATATCCCCCTCTACTACAAGCGCACCATTTTTATAAAACCATAAATGCTGTTTTGTCATATCTACTTCAACATATGTATTGCCAATGTCATTGCTTATACTGCCAAAAGCAGTCTTTGAATATTTAGGTTCTCTTTCTACTACTTGTCCTTCTTTTATGGCCGCAAGTAAAGTTTGAACGTCATCATTAACACTAATTGCATAGCCATAATCTCCGCCACCAACAGCTATCATAGCACCAGATGATGTTTTAAAGTTTCTTGCCCTGCCTACAGTATTATACTTATTAGCAAGTCCTTGAACATACTCTCTAACTTTTTCCTCATCAATTTTAGCAGCAAAATCTTTATCTACATAAATCCACTGTTTTATTATAGAACCGTCTATTACTTCACTTTGTCCACCCAATTTATAAGTGGTTTTTGAAGTTATATACTTATTAAGCAGGTCTTTAGCCGCTACTAGCTTTTGGTCTTTAGAAGTATACTGTGGATTTATATACAGCTTTTCTGCTTCTAAATCTATTGAAGTTTCAAGCTTTTTAACTGAGTTTTCCACCTTAGAATATAAACCGTCTTTGTTAAGCTTAGTTCCCATAACTTCATTTTCAATAACATAGCCGTTATCAGTATATTTTATACCAGCATCCTTAGGCTCAACTATGTTTTTGCTATCAAGACAAGCTAGCTTATCAAATTGCTTTTTTAATAAATCTTTATCATATACAAGTTCTAATGATATATTTGTGTCCTTCTTATCAAAAAAAGCTGATATCCATTTATATCCCTTTTGCTTATCCTTAAGGTCTTGAACTGATTTGTCTGCATCATATTTCATTCCTATATCCGCAGCTTTAATCTGTTCAGTTTTTCCTTCTCTTTCCTTTAAGCTCAAGCTGTAATCTTTAAGCTGTGCTGCTACTTCAGTTTTTACCTTCTCTACAGTTTTACCAGATGCATTAATGCCATTAATTACAGAACCATAATAAAAATGATTCGTATAATATGCAGCTACTCCAAAGTAAATGATAAGTAGAGTACCAAGTAAAATGCTGCTTCCTATTATAACCTTTTTACGGTTAGGTTTTTTCTTTCTTGTACTTCTATCTGTTTCTATATTTCTCTCAGTTTCCGTAATAACGCCCCTCCTGTTCGAGTAAATCTTAGAATAATTCTATATTCCACTTCATTAAACAATAAAAAAATTCCATCTGCCAAACCTAGGCAGAAAAAAACTAGCGGCACCTTTGTAAGCAGCTAGTTAATATGCTAATAATAACTACGCATATAATATTATAAACCAACAATTTAAAATAATAAACATTGATTTACATTTTAATTCTCAATTATATGATCTTTTTCTAACTTTTTAATAAAAATTATACTGTTATATCCTTCTTATTATAAATTGCAAAGGAAGCCCCTACACATATAATCATTACTGCCAGCATTACAAATACATACTTAAGCTCTAGGGCGTTATTTGAAATTATCTTTGAAGAATCCACATAGCTAAAAAAACTTATATATTTAAAGGCAGGGGTTTAACATATTCCTTTTAAAACTAATGATGCATTATGTCCTCCAAATCCAAAGGAATTAGTCAAAGCATAGTTAAATTCTAAATTTTTACCTTCATTAGGTACGTAGTACAAATCACATTCTGGATCCGGAGTTTTATAATTTATTGTTGGAGGCAAAAATTTCTCTTTAACTGAAAATGCAGTTATAATAGCCTCCACAGCACCTGATGCTCCTAACAAGTGCGCTGTCATCGATTTTGTTGAGCTAATAGGAATCTCATATGCATATTGCCCAAACACAGACTTTACAGCAGCAGTTTCATTCTTATCATTTGGTTTTGTAGACGTCCCGTGGGCATTTATATATCCAATGCCAGAAGGTTTTATACCGGCATCTTCAATAGCAAGCTTCATACACCTAGCAGCACCTTCTCCTCCTTCAGCAGGCGCAGTTATATGATATGCATCATTTGTGCAGCCATAGCCAACTACCTCAGCCACGATATCTGCTCCTCTATTTAAAGCATGCTCAAGCTCCTCAAGTATAAGTACACCAGCACCTTCTCCTAGTACAAATCCACTTCTTTCTAAATCAAAGGGTCTACAGGCTGATGCAGGATCATTATTCGTTGTCATAGCTTTACTTGCACAAAAGCCCGCTAAGGTTAATCCTGTAATAGGTGCCTCAGCTCCTCCAGCAATCATAACATCTGCATCATTTCTTTGGATTACCTTAAATGCATCGCCAATAGAATTGGTTGATGAAGCGCAAGCTGTAACAGAGCACTCATTGAAGCCTTTAAATCCATATTTTATGGCTATAACCCCTGAGGCCATATTAGGAATCATCATTGGAACAAAAAATGGACTTACTCTGCGATAACCTTTTTCTATTAATTCACTATGCTGATTTACCATAGTTTCAATGCCGCCAATACCTGTGCCGATTATTACCCCTACTCTTTCTTTGTTTACCTTATCTAAATCCAACCTTGAATCTTCAATTGCCATTTGGGCAGATGCCAAAGCAAACTGCGCAAATCTATCCGTCCTTTTAACTTCTTTTTTATCAATAAAGTCATTTGGATTAAAGTCCTTTACCTCAGCTCCAACTTTAGTAGGTAATTCAGAAACATCTACTCTTTCAATCCTGTTTATTCCACATTTTCCACTCTTTATTGACTGCCAAAGCTTATTTGCACCAATTCCAAGGGATGTGACAGCCCCCATACCTGTAATAACTACTCTTCTTTTCATAAAGTCCTCCTACTTTCATATTAATAGTTACAGTTTAATTTTTTCAAATTTGCATAGCATTTACTTTAATTGATTTAATAGATATAATAAATTTGAAATGAATGAGTTTTACCTTTGAATATAATTTTAATAGATATTATCCATTAAAATGAACCAATATTGCTTTTTGATATAATAACTATTAATAGGATAAGGTGTTTAAAATATGAAAGACTTAAAAGAAGCTATAGTTTCAACTATAGATTATATTGAGAAAAATCTTTATAATAAGATTTCTTTAGATGATATATCCAAGCATACTGGGATATCAAAATATTATCTACATAGAATTTTTAAATCTTTAACAGGAGAGTCTATTATTGAATATGTTCAATCACGAAAGCTAACAGCAAGTATTAGTGAACTTTTAAATACTAATATGAGAATTATAGATATTGCTTTAGATTATGGCTTTGACTATGAGCAGTCTTATATAAGAGCTTTCAAAAAGGCCTTTGGCTGTACCCCTCTAAAAGTGAGATCAGACCAAACCTCATTAAGTCTAGTTATTAAAGAAAAAATTAATACTAACGATATCTTGTCTCTGGGTAATTCGATTACTTATAACCCACATTTTGTATTTAGACAAAAGTTTAATTTAATCGGTATTAAGCATAAAATATTAAGTAAATCTGGTGATAAAACTGCAAATGCATATGGACGTGATTTCTTTTATAATTATAAGGATAAAATTAGTAGCACTATAAACCCACAGGTGTATTTTGGTTATACAGACTGGAGCAGTAATGGATTCATATATTACATTCCAAGTGTACAGGTGCATGATTTGACTAATATTCCCGAAGGAATGACAGGTATTTCTATACCAGCCCATAAGTACGTAGTATTTCGTTTTGTTGGCTTTTTTCGTCCTGATGATATTAATGGAAGACATGTAGGCCGTTTATTAGTTCAATTATATTCTAAATGGATTTTTAAATCAGGTTATAACTTCGCTGATACTTTTAGGTTTGAATATATTGATACCTCCATGTCAAAAGATAACTATTGCGAATTATATGTATATCAGCCAATAGTGGAGTGTTAAGTCCCAGTTTGAAAGAAATTAGGATAGGAGTGTGATCTCATGAGACTTCACAGGCTTTTAGGTATTATTATGCTAATTGATTCCAGAGGAATAATGAAAGCAAGAAATTTAGCAGAAATTCTTGAAACCTCCGAGAGAAGTATATATAGAGACATTGATATATTATGTGAAGCAGGTATTCCCATTACCTCAATTCCAGGTCCAAATGGAGGATATTCCTTTATGGAAGGCTATAAAATTAATTCTAATAGCCTAGGAAGTGAAGATGTAGTGAATTTACTTCTTTCCAGTATGGGCATTAGACCAGAAAATAATACAGGGGCCTCTGAGGAACTAAACAATGCCTTTATTAAGCTTGAAAGCTCTGTTTCTAAGGAGCATAGGCAGGAGATTGTTAGGGCTAAGGAAAGCTTTTTCGTTGATTCCGAGCCTTGGTGGGGCAAAAGGCATGAAAATCAATATGTGGATTTAATAAAAAAATCAGTACTTAATTTAAATAAATTAAAAATACATTATAAGAAATATACTGGCGAAGTATCAGAACGGGTTATAAGACCTTACGGTGTAGTAATAAAAAACTCCCAGTGGTATATGGTAGCCTTTTGTGAATTAAAAAATGAAATTAGAGTTTTTAAATGTGCTAGAGTAACAGATATTGAAGTGCTGGAGGAAAGCTTCATTATGCCAGACAGCTTTTATTTAAAAGACTTTTGGAAAAAGAGCAAGAAGCAATTTGTGACAAGAACAGTTTCTGAATCAGTTAGCAGCTCTTATCCTGTAAAGCTTAAATTTTACGAAGAAAAGAAAAAGCTGCTTGAAGGCTTTAATATCTGTTCCACCACTGAAGATAATGGATATTTTATTTATGATATAGATATGATAAGCTTTACCACAGCCTGTAATGTTATTTTCCCTATGAGTGATAGATTAGAGGTTTTAGACCCTACTGAACTAAGAGAATTTATTATAAATAAAAGCAAAAAAATATGTGATTTATATAAAATTAACTAAATCCCTGACACATTATTGGCAAGGATTGTTTGCTATACTTTATATATCAAATGTATGAAAGGTAGGTAAATAATTATGAGAGAGAAAATAGTTAATATTAAAGGTTTCAAGGCTGTAGGGCTAACTTACTTTGGAGACAATAACAATGGAGAAATTCCAAACATGTGGAATACCTTTAACAAGCTTTACAAGGATATAAAGCATAAGAGTGCTTCAATGCTTTGTTATGGAGTATGCGATGATATGCCGGACTCTGAAGGTAAGTTCCACTATACAGCTTGTGCAGAAGTAGACAGCTTTGAGGATATTCCAGAAGGAATGACAACAGTAGTTGTGCCAGAAGGAAAATATGTTGTGTACACCTTTGTTGGTGCTTTAAAAGACTTAGGTGAATTTTATGATAATATATTCAGTAAATGGATACCAGCCGCTGAGTATGAACTAGATTATAGACCTCAGCTCGAGTTATACGATGATAGATTTATGAACAATGGAGAGTTTGATGTATACATTCCTATTAAATAAGACAATAGCCCTTAGCACGCGCTAGGGGCTTATCTCTTAATAGTAACAAACAATAGGGGTACCTATCTCAATATTATTATATACAGTCTTGGCTACATCATAAGGGCAATTTACACAACCATGGGAGCCATTTGTCTTATATATACTTCCTCCAAATTCACCATATCTCCAGCTGGCATCATGCATTCCAATTCCTCCATTAAAAGGCATCCAATAATCAACTGGAGCTGCATATCCCTGTCCTTTTAGCACAGCATCCCTTTCCTTATACTTTAAACTATAAATACCTGATGGTGTTGCATGCCCACTGCTTAGGTTTCCAGTTACCACATTACCCTGTACTACAAGGGAACCATTTTTATAAAACCATAGATGTTGTCTTGATATGTCTATCTCAACATAGGTATTCCCTACATCATTACTGCCGCTAGCAAAAGCTGTTTGAGCATACTTAGGTTCTCTTGTTGCAGCCTGCCCTTCCTTTATAGCTGCAGCTAGATATTCTAATTCTTTGTCAACGCTAATTGCAGATCCATAATCTCCCCCACTAACATTTATTGTAGTTCCTGAAGATGTATGGAAGCTTCTTATCTTGCCAATAGTATTATACTTGCTGGCAAGTCCCTGTACATAGGCCTTAATTTTTCCTTCATCAACCTTAACTTTAAAATTTTCATCAAGATAAATCCACTTATTTATTATAGAGTTATCTATAGTTTCCTTTTGCATTCCAAAATTATAGGTGATTTTCGAAGCTATGTATTTATTTAGCTGATTTTTAGCTTCTATAAGCTTTTCAGATTTAGAAGTATACTGAGGTTTTATATAGCAATCGATTGTTTCCATGTCCACTATAGTTTCCTCTTTTATAATTGCATTTTCTACCTTTGCATATAAAACATCCTTATTAATCTTAGTGCCATTAACCTCATCTACAATGACATAGCCGTTATCATTATATTTGATACTAGCATTCTTAGGTTCAATTACGTTTTTGCTGTCAAAGCAAGAAAGCTTGTCAAATTGCTTTTTTAATAATTCCTTATCATAGGTAAGTTTTAATGTGATGGCGTTATCCTCCTTACTAAAAAAAGCTGAAATCCACTTAAAGCCGTTTTGCCTATCTTTTAATGCCCCAACCTCCTTATCGGAATCATATTTCATTCCAATATCTACTGCTTTGATTTGTTCAGTTTTTCCTCCTCTCTCCTTTAAACTTAAGCTGTAATCTTTAAGCTGCGCCTCTACTTCACTTTTTACTTCCTCTACAGTTTTACCTGAAGCACTAATACAATTAACTACAGAACCATAATAAAAATGATTCATATAGTATATAGCTGCTCCAAAATAGATCACAAGGAGAACACCAAGTGCAATAATAAGCCCCATTACAACCTTTTTCCCTTTAGGTTTTTTCTTTTCTGTAATTTTCTCTGTCTCCGTAAAACCGCCCCCTCATGCAAGCAAATTAAAGTTAATTCACTTCCTTTAAAAAATTCTATATTCCATTGTATGAGAGAACCTTTAGATTTAAAACCAAAGAACTTTAATAGAAAAAAACTAGCAGCTTTTTTATCAGCTGTTAGTTTATATTCTAAGAATTAAAGTTTTTTTATTTTAATCAAAGTTTAAGACTTTATACTTTTTCCTCCCACCAACCAAAAGCCAATCTAGTCTGCACTTTCTCCTTTCCAGGGGATAGAAAAAATAAGACAAAGGAACTTCCAGGCGGAATGATATACATGCCTTGAAAATCGTGCTTTGTAAGTGTTTCGTTTGGTTCCACCCTTCTCACAAAGGTATATGTGCCGCCTGTAGGCGCTTTTTTTACAAAATCTGCACTCTGTATTTTTACCATAGGCATTGGTGGTGGAATAATTGACTGATTCCCAGCAGCAAAGTGTCTTGATAATTTTCCTTCTCCAGGTAGTACGCTGCTAAGCCAACCTTCTGCAGTCAAAGGCTTATCATAGAAGTTGGAAATGGTATAGGCATTTAAAAACATATTAACATTTGAATCTGCGGGATTTATTAATCCTCCCCAGGCGTTATATCCGCCTCCAAAAGTTATCATATTAGTTTGGCCTAGAAAGTATTTACCTTGGTAAGAATGATATACAGCATCAGACAGTACAATAACCTCTTGAGGATGTTTTTCTTTTCTCATTGCATTAGAGCTCATAATTTACCTCCTCTAGAATATCTATTGTCCTCCACATCAGATTTTTCCTCCCACCAAGTCAAAACAATGGTTCCCTTGATATTTCCTGAGTCCAATGCCTTTAATAGTATTGAAAAGGAGCCTCCTGGGCCAATAATTATAGAACCCTGATGAGAATCACTTACCAAGGTTGAATTCGGAGCAACAATTCTGCCGAAGATATTCACACCATTTTTTAAGGGTTCATTTATATTATCCGCATATTTCATTATGGCTTTTGGCTTTGGGGGTGGTATAATACCCTGATTTGACGGGGTAACAGTTGTAGCTTCTATTGACTTCCTTGGCTCCTTTGCATTTAGCCATATCTCTCCAATAAAGCTTTCAGTTGAAAAGTTAGTAATAGTAAAAATATCAAAATACAAATTTACACCTGAATCAATTGGGTTTACTATTCCGCCCCAAGCACTAAGCCCATCCCCAAAATCAAGCATCCCTGTTTGTCCGATAAAATATCTTCCAAGCATAGAATTAAATGCTGGACTGGTTATATCAACTACTTCAATTGGCCTTTCTTTCATTCTTTTAGGCATCTTTTCCCTCCAAATTACAATATCTCATATTGGCATAATATGAGATACTTAAGGGATTTGTTCCACTAGTTAAATTCATTAAGCAGCGTTAAAACAAATGGTCTATACAGATTTTATATTCTTTTTAGAAATTCACTAAAATAACCATAAAACTCTTCCTTGTTTGCAAGCTGCACATTATGATCTGGATGGGACATTTCATATGCAATGCAATTTGGAAGCAAGGACTGCATTTTAATATAATCTTCGTCTGGTACACCTTCATGGCTGCTGGATCTTATTAATAAAGCAAGACACTTTATTCTAGGCAATAAATAGAACCACTCCTTATAATATACAGTAC includes these proteins:
- a CDS encoding aldo/keto reductase gives rise to the protein MKKINIAEGKISASEIVMGCMRINNLTANEAAELINTALEENINFFDHADIYGGGKSEEVFAEAVNMSPSVREKFLIQTKCGIRKGYYDFSKEHIMSSVDGSLRRLRTEYIDVLLLHRPDTLMEPEEVAEAFSALHKSGKVRYFGVSNHNPMQIELLNKYLNNKIVINQLQLSVTNTGMIDSGLNVNMKNGASIDRDGSVLEYCRLKDVTIQAWSPFQYGFFEGTFLDNDKFPELNNKINEIASAKGVSNSAIAIAWILRHPAKIQPIVGTTNKKRLKDICKASQVELTRQEWYEIYRAAGNVLP
- a CDS encoding L,D-transpeptidase family protein, which encodes MSLKEREGKTEQIKAADIGMKYDADKSVQDLKDKQKGYKWISAFFDKKDTNISLELVYDKDLLKKQFDKLACLDSKNIVEPKDAGIKYTDNGYVIENEVMGTKLNKDGLYSKVENSVKKLETSIDLEAEKLYINPQYTSKDQKLVAAKDLLNKYITSKTTYKLGGQSEVIDGSIIKQWIYVDKDFAAKIDEEKVREYVQGLANKYNTVGRARNFKTSSGAMIAVGGGDYGYAISVNDDVQTLLAAIKEGQVVEREPKYSKTAFGSISNDIGNTYVEVDMTKQHLWFYKNGALVVEGDIVTGDLSKGNGTPTGIYSVKLKQRNATLKGEDYATPVSFWMPFVRGVGLHDAYWRQEFGKDIYKTNGSHGCVNCPPAVANAIFDNIQVGTPVVCFY
- the fabF gene encoding beta-ketoacyl-ACP synthase II, with amino-acid sequence MKRRVVITGMGAVTSLGIGANKLWQSIKSGKCGINRIERVDVSELPTKVGAEVKDFNPNDFIDKKEVKRTDRFAQFALASAQMAIEDSRLDLDKVNKERVGVIIGTGIGGIETMVNQHSELIEKGYRRVSPFFVPMMIPNMASGVIAIKYGFKGFNECSVTACASSTNSIGDAFKVIQRNDADVMIAGGAEAPITGLTLAGFCASKAMTTNNDPASACRPFDLERSGFVLGEGAGVLILEELEHALNRGADIVAEVVGYGCTNDAYHITAPAEGGEGAARCMKLAIEDAGIKPSGIGYINAHGTSTKPNDKNETAAVKSVFGQYAYEIPISSTKSMTAHLLGASGAVEAIITAFSVKEKFLPPTINYKTPDPECDLYYVPNEGKNLEFNYALTNSFGFGGHNASLVLKGIC
- a CDS encoding AraC family transcriptional regulator: MKDLKEAIVSTIDYIEKNLYNKISLDDISKHTGISKYYLHRIFKSLTGESIIEYVQSRKLTASISELLNTNMRIIDIALDYGFDYEQSYIRAFKKAFGCTPLKVRSDQTSLSLVIKEKINTNDILSLGNSITYNPHFVFRQKFNLIGIKHKILSKSGDKTANAYGRDFFYNYKDKISSTINPQVYFGYTDWSSNGFIYYIPSVQVHDLTNIPEGMTGISIPAHKYVVFRFVGFFRPDDINGRHVGRLLVQLYSKWIFKSGYNFADTFRFEYIDTSMSKDNYCELYVYQPIVEC
- a CDS encoding helix-turn-helix transcriptional regulator, whose protein sequence is MRLHRLLGIIMLIDSRGIMKARNLAEILETSERSIYRDIDILCEAGIPITSIPGPNGGYSFMEGYKINSNSLGSEDVVNLLLSSMGIRPENNTGASEELNNAFIKLESSVSKEHRQEIVRAKESFFVDSEPWWGKRHENQYVDLIKKSVLNLNKLKIHYKKYTGEVSERVIRPYGVVIKNSQWYMVAFCELKNEIRVFKCARVTDIEVLEESFIMPDSFYLKDFWKKSKKQFVTRTVSESVSSSYPVKLKFYEEKKKLLEGFNICSTTEDNGYFIYDIDMISFTTACNVIFPMSDRLEVLDPTELREFIINKSKKICDLYKIN
- a CDS encoding GyrI-like domain-containing protein, encoding MREKIVNIKGFKAVGLTYFGDNNNGEIPNMWNTFNKLYKDIKHKSASMLCYGVCDDMPDSEGKFHYTACAEVDSFEDIPEGMTTVVVPEGKYVVYTFVGALKDLGEFYDNIFSKWIPAAEYELDYRPQLELYDDRFMNNGEFDVYIPIK
- a CDS encoding L,D-transpeptidase family protein, whose amino-acid sequence is MGLIIALGVLLVIYFGAAIYYMNHFYYGSVVNCISASGKTVEEVKSEVEAQLKDYSLSLKERGGKTEQIKAVDIGMKYDSDKEVGALKDRQNGFKWISAFFSKEDNAITLKLTYDKELLKKQFDKLSCFDSKNVIEPKNASIKYNDNGYVIVDEVNGTKINKDVLYAKVENAIIKEETIVDMETIDCYIKPQYTSKSEKLIEAKNQLNKYIASKITYNFGMQKETIDNSIINKWIYLDENFKVKVDEGKIKAYVQGLASKYNTIGKIRSFHTSSGTTINVSGGDYGSAISVDKELEYLAAAIKEGQAATREPKYAQTAFASGSNDVGNTYVEIDISRQHLWFYKNGSLVVQGNVVTGNLSSGHATPSGIYSLKYKERDAVLKGQGYAAPVDYWMPFNGGIGMHDASWRYGEFGGSIYKTNGSHGCVNCPYDVAKTVYNNIEIGTPIVCYY
- a CDS encoding DUF6143 family protein, producing MSSNAMRKEKHPQEVIVLSDAVYHSYQGKYFLGQTNMITFGGGYNAWGGLINPADSNVNMFLNAYTISNFYDKPLTAEGWLSSVLPGEGKLSRHFAAGNQSIIPPPMPMVKIQSADFVKKAPTGGTYTFVRRVEPNETLTKHDFQGMYIIPPGSSFVLFFLSPGKEKVQTRLAFGWWEEKV
- a CDS encoding DUF6143 family protein; protein product: MPKRMKERPIEVVDITSPAFNSMLGRYFIGQTGMLDFGDGLSAWGGIVNPIDSGVNLYFDIFTITNFSTESFIGEIWLNAKEPRKSIEATTVTPSNQGIIPPPKPKAIMKYADNINEPLKNGVNIFGRIVAPNSTLVSDSHQGSIIIGPGGSFSILLKALDSGNIKGTIVLTWWEEKSDVEDNRYSRGGKL